Proteins encoded in a region of the Funiculus sociatus GB2-C1 genome:
- the mnmH gene encoding tRNA 2-selenouridine(34) synthase MnmH translates to MLRSPNYTKLPFTETYSDIIDVRSQSEFTEDRIIGAINLPVLNDEERAKVGTLYKQCPFTARKLGAALVAQNIAQHLTTYFADKEKDYHPLIYCWRGGQRSNSLAMVVSQIGWQVTIIEGGYKTYRAYVREQLEHLPEKFTYRVLAGMTGSGKTHILRHLEALGVQVLDLEGLANHRGSLLGEEWESGRGEDKEKKALSPQSPIPNPQSPAPSPQSQPSQKHFESLLLHELQSFDPNLPVWVEAESNKIGRVYLPKSLWQQMQQSSGVEIELPLNARIQWLLQEYPQLIAHPEVVKGKLEKLKSRYGGEKIKEWYRLIDAQQGENLVGDLLVCHYDPSYNHAIHRCFPKIERVLSLPDLSDASVTALLKEF, encoded by the coding sequence ATGTTGCGATCGCCTAATTATACTAAGCTGCCTTTTACAGAAACCTATAGCGACATTATTGATGTCCGCTCACAAAGCGAATTCACCGAAGATCGTATTATAGGTGCCATTAACCTGCCCGTCTTGAATGACGAAGAACGCGCCAAAGTAGGAACACTCTACAAACAATGTCCTTTCACCGCCCGGAAATTGGGAGCCGCCCTAGTCGCCCAGAACATCGCCCAGCACCTCACCACTTACTTTGCAGACAAAGAAAAAGACTACCATCCCCTCATCTACTGCTGGCGTGGCGGACAGCGTTCTAATAGTTTAGCGATGGTCGTGAGCCAAATAGGTTGGCAAGTCACCATCATCGAAGGTGGCTACAAAACCTACCGCGCCTATGTGCGCGAACAACTAGAACATCTACCAGAAAAATTTACCTACCGGGTGTTAGCGGGAATGACTGGGAGCGGCAAAACCCACATCCTGCGCCACTTGGAGGCCCTTGGCGTTCAAGTGCTGGATTTGGAAGGTTTGGCTAACCATCGCGGTTCCCTGCTGGGTGAAGAGTGGGAGAGTGGGAGAGGCGAAGACAAGGAAAAAAAAGCGTTGTCCCCCCAATCCCCAATCCCCAATCCCCAATCCCCAGCCCCCAGCCCCCAATCCCAGCCATCGCAAAAACACTTTGAATCGCTGCTGCTGCACGAATTGCAAAGCTTTGACCCCAACTTGCCAGTATGGGTGGAAGCGGAAAGTAACAAAATTGGGCGCGTTTATTTGCCCAAATCTTTGTGGCAACAGATGCAACAATCTAGTGGTGTGGAAATTGAGCTACCTTTAAATGCCAGAATTCAGTGGCTATTGCAGGAATATCCCCAATTGATTGCTCACCCAGAAGTTGTGAAGGGGAAACTAGAAAAGCTGAAATCGCGCTATGGAGGGGAAAAAATCAAGGAGTGGTACAGGCTCATTGATGCTCAGCAAGGGGAAAATTTGGTAGGAGACTTGTTAGTGTGTCACTACGACCCCAGTTATAACCATGCTATTCACCGCTGTTTCCCCAAAATAGAGCGGGTGCTTTCTCTGCCAGATTTGTCCGATGCTAGTGTTACCGCATTGCTGAAAGAGTTTTGA
- a CDS encoding tetratricopeptide repeat protein produces the protein MQKQTIIAASSLLLAGIATVHPPVVHASEAMNSLRVKSNQQVNNLLRQGRKLVDAREIAKALKVYQQAAELDKNNPRIFSAIGYLEALQGNYSQAANAYLQAVTLEPKNADFQYALGYSLGQLGDNAGAAAAYARATGLDSKNLNAYLGLGVVLQRLGDYNRAMQAYQGAIALDPQNLEAHKFIGSTLMKQGRSKEAVQALQRAVALAPNDTSLQLSLASAYLKQGNTAAGVAALQRIAQMEPRNPQINLQIGKLLQEQNNLNGALEAYQRAASLQPDLVEAQAGVADVLMKQQDFLMAIVAYRRLIEISPQNAQAYYNLGTALKKRDRIQDAIAAFEQARDLFRRQGHKEDSQRADSALRELKKERS, from the coding sequence GTGCAAAAACAGACCATCATAGCAGCCAGTTCCTTGTTGTTGGCAGGAATCGCCACTGTACACCCCCCAGTCGTTCACGCTTCTGAAGCGATGAACTCACTTCGTGTAAAAAGCAACCAACAGGTGAATAACCTGCTGCGCCAAGGGCGTAAGTTGGTGGATGCAAGAGAGATCGCCAAAGCATTGAAAGTTTATCAACAAGCCGCCGAACTGGATAAGAACAATCCCCGGATTTTTTCTGCTATCGGCTACTTAGAGGCGCTTCAGGGAAATTATAGCCAAGCAGCTAACGCTTATCTACAGGCTGTCACCCTCGAACCTAAAAATGCTGATTTCCAATATGCACTGGGCTACAGTCTAGGGCAGTTAGGAGACAATGCTGGTGCTGCTGCTGCTTACGCGCGTGCTACTGGGCTGGACAGTAAAAATCTCAATGCTTATCTGGGGTTGGGAGTAGTGCTACAGCGTTTAGGAGATTATAACCGGGCGATGCAAGCCTATCAAGGCGCGATCGCGCTCGACCCGCAAAATCTGGAAGCACACAAGTTTATTGGCTCCACCCTGATGAAGCAAGGGCGTTCCAAAGAAGCTGTGCAGGCTCTCCAGCGAGCTGTGGCGCTGGCTCCCAACGATACCAGCTTGCAGTTAAGTTTGGCAAGCGCTTACTTGAAGCAAGGCAACACTGCGGCTGGAGTTGCGGCCTTACAACGAATAGCGCAGATGGAACCGCGCAATCCTCAAATAAATCTCCAAATTGGCAAACTTTTACAAGAACAGAATAATCTCAATGGTGCTTTAGAAGCTTATCAACGAGCGGCTTCTTTGCAACCAGATTTAGTGGAAGCACAGGCTGGAGTGGCTGATGTTTTGATGAAGCAGCAGGATTTTCTGATGGCGATTGTCGCCTATCGGCGGCTGATTGAAATCTCGCCGCAGAATGCACAAGCTTACTATAATCTGGGAACAGCACTCAAAAAGCGCGATCGCATTCAAGACGCGATCGCTGCCTTTGAGCAAGCCCGCGATCTCTTCCGTCGTCAGGGACACAAGGAAGACTCTCAGAGAGCGGATTCCGCCCTCCGAGAACTGAAAAAAGAGCGAAGCTGA
- a CDS encoding YbhB/YbcL family Raf kinase inhibitor-like protein has product MKLKSTAFSADGLIPSKYTCDGADISPPLSWTTPPTGTESLALIVDDPDAPGGIFVHWVLYDLPPEILQLPEAVPTEANVKYGGSQGKNDFGNLGYGGPCPPSGTHRYFFRLYALNRVLDLASGVTKSQLEAAMDGHILAAAELMGCYSRQR; this is encoded by the coding sequence ATGAAACTTAAAAGTACAGCTTTTTCTGCCGATGGTTTAATACCGTCTAAATACACCTGCGACGGCGCAGATATTTCTCCTCCTCTGAGTTGGACTACCCCACCAACAGGTACTGAAAGTCTTGCTTTAATTGTTGATGACCCTGATGCGCCAGGGGGAATTTTTGTTCATTGGGTTCTCTACGATTTGCCACCAGAAATTCTCCAACTACCCGAAGCTGTCCCCACTGAAGCCAACGTGAAATATGGCGGCTCTCAAGGAAAAAATGATTTTGGTAATTTAGGTTATGGTGGCCCTTGTCCTCCCAGCGGTACGCATCGCTACTTTTTCAGACTCTATGCTTTAAATCGCGTTTTAGATTTGGCATCGGGTGTAACTAAAAGCCAGTTGGAAGCGGCAATGGATGGTCATATTCTCGCCGCCGCCGAACTAATGGGATGCTATAGCCGCCAGCGATAA
- a CDS encoding GmrSD restriction endonuclease domain-containing protein, whose product MPPVKNFDSKSIPLLDMLRSTKEGKAQLPDFQRSWVWNDDQVCSLLASISLSYPIGAVMMLETGNPDVRFQPRPIEGVTLDNPTEPRELILDGQQRLTSLFQTLLSGKPVKTKDTRGKVIYRWYYIDIAKALDPNIDREEAIVSVPEDKSIRNFRKEIVADYSTSEKEYQNEMFPISQIFYSSDWMASYNEYWDYQKEKFKLFNKFNNDIVKQFEHYDVPVILLHKETPREAVCQVFEKMNTGGVSLTVFELVTATFAADMFNLREDWATREKALKIHQVLRDIENTDFLQAVTLLATLEKSSVSCKRKDILSLTLEQYKEWADLVTLGFEQAAKFLHTQKIFSDRDLPYQTQLTALAAIFAALGDRTIGAGAIAKLANWYWCGVFGELYNSAIESRLAKDVPQVRDWINGCGAEPDTIRDANFAPDRLLSLYTRRSAAYKGLSALLLRDGGCDFFTSYPIDTLMEFNESIDIHHIFPKHWCQKNGIASEVYDCAINKTPLSAKTNKMIGGKAPSIYLTDIEKKSDILEDNLNEILRSHVVDPASLRTDNFDAFFQARKNALLDRIEKAMGKPILREAAKEIEN is encoded by the coding sequence ATGCCACCAGTTAAGAACTTTGATAGCAAGAGTATCCCATTACTTGACATGTTACGAAGCACTAAAGAAGGAAAAGCTCAACTGCCAGACTTTCAGCGTAGCTGGGTTTGGAACGATGACCAGGTATGCAGCTTGTTAGCCAGCATTTCACTTTCTTACCCAATTGGAGCAGTGATGATGCTCGAAACAGGTAATCCTGATGTGCGATTCCAACCTCGCCCAATTGAAGGAGTGACACTCGATAATCCGACAGAACCAAGGGAACTAATTCTAGATGGACAGCAGCGCTTGACCTCGCTTTTTCAGACATTGCTATCAGGAAAACCAGTCAAGACAAAAGATACACGGGGTAAAGTAATTTACCGATGGTATTACATTGATATTGCCAAAGCGCTCGACCCAAATATTGACCGTGAGGAAGCTATTGTTAGCGTTCCAGAGGACAAGAGCATCCGCAATTTTCGTAAAGAAATTGTGGCGGATTACTCAACTTCTGAAAAAGAGTACCAGAATGAAATGTTCCCGATTTCGCAAATTTTTTACTCCTCCGATTGGATGGCAAGTTATAACGAATACTGGGACTACCAAAAGGAAAAATTCAAGCTTTTCAATAAATTTAATAATGACATTGTGAAGCAGTTTGAGCATTACGATGTACCAGTTATTTTGCTACACAAGGAAACGCCTAGAGAGGCAGTATGTCAAGTTTTTGAAAAAATGAATACAGGTGGTGTATCTCTTACCGTTTTTGAGCTAGTCACAGCAACTTTTGCAGCCGATATGTTCAACCTCCGAGAAGATTGGGCAACACGAGAGAAGGCACTGAAGATCCATCAGGTACTAAGAGATATTGAAAACACTGATTTTTTACAGGCGGTGACGTTACTTGCTACTCTTGAAAAATCCTCAGTAAGCTGTAAGCGCAAGGATATTCTAAGCCTGACTTTGGAGCAATACAAGGAATGGGCTGATTTAGTTACTCTAGGGTTTGAGCAAGCGGCAAAATTCCTCCACACGCAAAAGATATTTAGCGATCGCGATCTGCCTTATCAAACTCAGCTTACAGCCCTTGCAGCTATTTTTGCAGCACTTGGCGATCGCACTATTGGCGCGGGAGCAATTGCAAAATTAGCTAATTGGTATTGGTGTGGAGTTTTTGGAGAACTCTACAATAGTGCCATTGAAAGTCGTTTAGCAAAAGATGTACCACAAGTGCGGGACTGGATTAATGGTTGTGGTGCTGAACCTGACACGATCAGAGATGCTAACTTTGCTCCTGACCGCCTTTTAAGTCTCTATACTCGCAGAAGTGCTGCTTATAAAGGCTTATCTGCTTTGTTGTTGAGGGATGGTGGTTGCGACTTCTTTACAAGTTATCCCATCGACACTCTGATGGAGTTTAATGAATCTATTGATATCCATCACATTTTTCCGAAACACTGGTGCCAGAAAAACGGCATTGCATCTGAGGTCTACGACTGCGCGATCAACAAAACCCCACTTTCAGCCAAAACTAATAAGATGATTGGAGGTAAAGCACCAAGCATTTACTTAACCGATATTGAGAAGAAATCCGACATCTTAGAAGACAATCTGAATGAGATTTTGCGATCGCACGTTGTAGATCCAGCTAGTTTACGCACAGATAATTTTGATGCCTTCTTCCAAGCTAGAAAAAATGCACTTTTAGATCGGATTGAGAAGGCAATGGGTAAGCCGATTCTGCGGGAGGCGGCTAAAGAGATAGAGAATTAG
- a CDS encoding carotenoid oxygenase family protein, translating into MTTTAVNLYLEGNFAPVREEIAADNLKVIGELPPDLSGMFVRNGPNPQFPPIGSYHWFDGDGMLHGVRINNAKAEYRNRYIRTRGFNIEREAGKAIWTGMMEPSRGNNPYNFPKNTANTALVWHDGRLLALWEGGEPHVIKVPSLETSGAYTYDGKLASAFTAHPKVDAETGEMMFFGYSFAPPYLKYSVVSAGGKLLRTVPIDLPMGVMMHDFAITEHYTIFMDLPLTFSPQRMQQGKPGLMFERDRPSRFGIVPRHGDNSNIRWFESPPCYVFHTLNAYEEEDEVVLVACRMSSTTVLTTDMTPGENEGDAGRLYQWRFNLSTGTVKEEMLDDAPSDFPRLNEQLMGRPMQYGYTGKIANNPMPLFEGVIKYDFSSGKSETHKFGRGRYGGEAVFVPRPNATAEDDGWLVTFVHDREADTSELVVVNAQDVTSQPVARVLIPQRVPYGFHGAWISEEQLAS; encoded by the coding sequence ATGACCACAACAGCAGTCAATCTCTATCTAGAAGGTAACTTTGCGCCAGTACGGGAAGAAATAGCAGCAGATAACCTGAAAGTAATCGGCGAACTACCCCCCGATTTATCCGGGATGTTCGTGCGAAATGGCCCAAATCCGCAGTTTCCACCTATCGGTAGCTATCACTGGTTTGATGGGGATGGGATGTTGCACGGAGTGCGAATCAACAACGCTAAAGCTGAATATCGCAACCGTTACATCCGGACGCGGGGATTTAATATTGAACGCGAGGCTGGTAAGGCGATTTGGACGGGGATGATGGAACCGTCGCGAGGCAACAATCCCTACAATTTTCCTAAAAATACTGCTAACACCGCTCTAGTGTGGCATGATGGGCGACTGCTGGCGCTTTGGGAAGGCGGTGAACCTCACGTTATTAAGGTTCCCAGCTTAGAGACATCAGGTGCTTACACTTACGATGGCAAACTGGCTTCTGCCTTCACCGCCCATCCCAAAGTAGATGCCGAAACTGGCGAAATGATGTTCTTTGGCTACTCCTTTGCTCCACCATACCTGAAATACAGCGTCGTTTCAGCAGGTGGTAAGTTATTGCGAACAGTTCCCATCGACTTGCCGATGGGAGTGATGATGCACGATTTTGCCATCACCGAACACTACACGATTTTTATGGATCTGCCGCTAACCTTCAGCCCACAACGGATGCAGCAGGGTAAACCAGGGTTGATGTTTGAGCGCGATCGCCCTAGTCGTTTCGGTATTGTCCCCCGTCATGGCGATAATAGCAACATCCGCTGGTTTGAAAGTCCTCCCTGCTACGTCTTCCATACCCTCAACGCTTACGAGGAAGAGGATGAAGTCGTGCTTGTCGCTTGTCGCATGAGTTCCACCACTGTCTTAACGACTGATATGACACCCGGTGAAAATGAGGGAGACGCTGGTCGTTTGTACCAATGGCGCTTTAACCTTAGCACGGGTACGGTAAAAGAGGAAATGCTGGATGATGCGCCATCAGATTTTCCCCGTCTGAACGAACAGCTTATGGGACGACCGATGCAATACGGTTATACCGGAAAGATAGCAAATAATCCCATGCCTCTGTTTGAAGGTGTTATCAAGTATGACTTCAGCAGTGGTAAGTCCGAAACTCACAAATTCGGACGCGGACGCTATGGCGGTGAGGCGGTATTTGTTCCCCGTCCTAATGCTACTGCTGAAGATGACGGTTGGCTTGTCACCTTCGTTCACGATCGGGAAGCAGACACTTCTGAACTGGTAGTCGTGAATGCCCAAGATGTGACATCTCAACCAGTGGCGCGGGTTCTCATTCCTCAGCGCGTCCCTTACGGCTTCCACGGTGCATGGATTTCTGAAGAACAGTTGGCTAGTTAG
- a CDS encoding acylase, giving the protein MLVLLVGSQSNSSSPSSTEILWDTYGVPHIYGKDAKSAFQSFGWAQMQSHGNLILRLYGQARGQGAEYWGKEYLESDRWVQTMGIPERASKWYEAQNPAFRSYLDAFAAGINAYALKHPELIDDEVEMVLPVRPVDIIAHEQRVMNFTFIVNPKSVKETSDRINPIGSNGWAIAPARSASGNAMLLANPHLPWSDLFVWYEAQITAPGIDAYGATLVGLPVLAIAFNNNLGWTHTVNTHDGWDAYELQLKDDGYLFDGKVQAFETEKKILKVKQDNGTLRSIPLVVQRSIHGPVVEQKDGKALALRVVGLEQPGALEQWWDMARATKLSEFETALKRLQIPMFTVMYADRQGHIMHLFNGQVPIRSQGDFKYWEGIIPGDTSTTLWTKAHPYTDLPRVVDPPSGWLQNANDPPWTTTFPAALNPADFPPYMAPQFMSFRAQRSARMLDEDKKISFEEMIKYKHSTRMELADRLLDDLIPAARKHGDELARRAADVLEAWDASANADSRGAVLFSFWAEEMDFDSAFSTPWNQNSPRTTPDGLADPPRAAKALSTAAAKVEAAYKALDVPWGDVFRLRSNNVDLAANGGPGSLGIFRVLNFAPASDERFLAFDGDSYVAAIEFSNPVRAMALTSYGNATQPGSPHLGEQLQMFARKQLRPVWRSRQDIVAHLEKREVF; this is encoded by the coding sequence ATGCTGGTTTTACTTGTGGGGAGTCAAAGTAATAGCTCATCGCCTTCCTCAACTGAAATACTCTGGGACACGTACGGCGTACCGCATATTTACGGCAAGGATGCGAAAAGTGCATTTCAGTCCTTTGGTTGGGCGCAGATGCAAAGTCATGGCAACCTGATTTTACGCCTCTACGGTCAGGCACGCGGACAGGGTGCAGAATACTGGGGAAAAGAGTACCTAGAATCAGATCGATGGGTACAAACAATGGGGATTCCTGAGCGTGCCAGCAAGTGGTATGAAGCGCAAAATCCAGCTTTTCGGAGTTATTTAGATGCCTTTGCTGCTGGGATAAATGCCTATGCTTTGAAACATCCTGAGCTGATTGATGATGAAGTTGAGATGGTGCTGCCAGTTCGACCAGTCGATATAATTGCTCACGAGCAGCGCGTGATGAATTTCACATTTATTGTGAATCCAAAGAGTGTAAAAGAAACTAGCGATCGCATTAACCCCATCGGTTCTAATGGTTGGGCGATCGCACCAGCACGTTCTGCAAGCGGGAACGCGATGCTACTGGCAAACCCGCACCTCCCTTGGTCAGATTTATTTGTTTGGTATGAAGCCCAGATTACCGCGCCTGGAATTGATGCTTATGGGGCGACACTTGTCGGACTTCCGGTATTAGCGATCGCATTCAACAACAACCTGGGATGGACTCACACAGTAAACACCCATGATGGATGGGATGCTTACGAATTGCAGCTCAAAGACGACGGCTACCTCTTTGATGGCAAGGTTCAAGCCTTTGAGACAGAAAAGAAAATATTGAAGGTGAAACAGGATAATGGCACACTGCGCTCCATACCACTTGTAGTGCAACGTTCGATACACGGGCCTGTTGTAGAGCAAAAGGATGGAAAAGCCCTAGCGTTGCGGGTTGTGGGACTTGAACAACCGGGTGCATTAGAGCAGTGGTGGGATATGGCGCGTGCAACCAAGCTGTCTGAGTTTGAGACTGCCCTAAAGCGCTTGCAAATTCCGATGTTCACGGTAATGTATGCAGACCGCCAGGGACACATCATGCACCTGTTCAACGGTCAAGTGCCAATCCGCTCTCAGGGAGACTTTAAATACTGGGAAGGCATAATCCCTGGTGACACATCTACAACCTTGTGGACAAAAGCTCACCCTTATACCGATTTACCGCGAGTAGTTGACCCGCCTAGCGGCTGGTTACAAAATGCAAACGATCCACCCTGGACAACGACTTTCCCAGCGGCGCTAAATCCAGCAGATTTCCCGCCCTATATGGCACCGCAGTTTATGTCTTTCCGAGCGCAACGTTCCGCGAGGATGTTGGATGAGGATAAAAAGATTTCTTTCGAGGAAATGATTAAGTACAAACACTCAACGCGCATGGAACTGGCAGATCGTCTTCTGGATGACCTGATTCCCGCTGCACGGAAGCATGGGGATGAATTAGCGCGTCGAGCCGCCGATGTACTGGAGGCTTGGGACGCATCAGCAAATGCAGATAGCCGGGGTGCCGTACTCTTTTCCTTCTGGGCTGAAGAGATGGACTTCGACAGCGCATTTAGCACCCCTTGGAACCAGAATTCCCCACGCACCACGCCAGACGGTTTGGCAGATCCTCCTCGCGCAGCTAAGGCGCTTTCTACCGCTGCGGCGAAGGTGGAGGCGGCTTATAAGGCGCTTGATGTACCTTGGGGTGATGTCTTCCGGCTGCGGTCTAATAATGTGGATCTTGCTGCCAATGGTGGGCCGGGAAGTCTTGGGATTTTCCGCGTTCTCAATTTTGCTCCGGCGTCAGATGAGCGATTTTTAGCTTTCGATGGCGATTCCTATGTTGCTGCAATCGAGTTTTCTAACCCAGTAAGAGCGATGGCACTTACAAGCTACGGTAATGCAACCCAGCCGGGTTCGCCGCATCTGGGCGAGCAGTTGCAGATGTTCGCTCGAAAACAGTTGCGTCCGGTTTGGCGATCGCGTCAGGATATCGTGGCCCATCTGGAAAAGCGCGAAGTGTTCTAA